From Anaerotignum faecicola, a single genomic window includes:
- a CDS encoding dihydroxy-acid dehydratase: protein SCDKAVPAHLMAIGRLKIPSIVVTGGVMDAGPDLLTLEQIGMYSAKCQRGEITEEQLTWYKQHACPSCGACSFMGTASTMKIMAEALGLMLPGTALMPATCEDLKKAAYDAGVQSVKLAQTGLKSTDIVTMKSFENAIMVHAAISGSSNSLLHIPAAAHEFGYELDADYF from the coding sequence AGCTGCGACAAAGCAGTTCCGGCTCATTTAATGGCAATCGGCAGACTGAAGATTCCGTCAATCGTCGTGACCGGAGGCGTCATGGATGCCGGCCCCGATCTCCTCACCCTGGAACAGATCGGAATGTACAGCGCCAAATGCCAGAGAGGCGAAATCACAGAGGAACAGCTGACCTGGTACAAACAGCACGCCTGTCCTTCCTGCGGCGCCTGCTCTTTTATGGGAACGGCTTCCACCATGAAGATTATGGCGGAGGCGCTGGGACTGATGCTTCCGGGCACCGCCCTGATGCCGGCCACCTGCGAAGATTTGAAGAAGGCGGCCTATGACGCCGGAGTACAGTCGGTAAAGCTGGCGCAGACGGGGCTGAAATCCACCGATATTGTAACGATGAAGTCCTTTGAAAATGCCATCATGGTGCACGCTGCCATATCCGGATCCAGCAATTCCCTGCTTCACATTCCGGCCGCAGCCCATGAGTTCGGTTATGAACTCGATGCGGACTATTTCGA